In Dermacentor variabilis isolate Ectoservices chromosome 7, ASM5094787v1, whole genome shotgun sequence, a genomic segment contains:
- the LOC142587420 gene encoding mialostatin-like, producing MAFSSVAVYGIPAVLLAAVACCTAGPAGLVGGWKKHSVREKPEFEELAHYAISQQVGGREYFDTVLELVDVDTQVVAGTNYRIKFKVAESTCRVTESYSREVCLPKSRESVKDVCTAVIYYVPWLNERSVTSFTCEGTTTSK from the exons ATGGCTTTTTCGAGCGTTGCAGTGTATGGAATTCCAGCCGTCCTGCTCGCCGCCGTCGCTTGCTGCACAGCCGGTCCTGCAGGATTGGTGGGCGGATGGAAAAAGCACAGCGTTAGAGAGAAACCGGAGTTCGAGGAGTTGGCGCACTACGCCATTTCCCAACAGGTCGGCGGCCGAGAGTACTTTGACACCGTGCTCGAACTTGTCGACGTCGACACGCAG GTCGTGGCAGGAACAAACTACCGAATCAAGTTTAAGGTAGCTGAGTCGACTTGCAGAGTGACAGAATCTTACAGCCGGGAGGTCTGCCTTCCAAAGTCTCGAGAG TCGGTGAAGGACGTGTGTACCGCGGTCATCTACTACGTACCTTGGCTCAACGAGCGCTCGGTCACTTCATTCACGTGCGAAGGAACAACCACTTCCAAGTAG